The Brachypodium distachyon chloroplast, complete genome DNA window ACGAATCCTTTTGTAGCTCATCATTTATTGGCAAAAATAGAAAAGGTCAATATGAAGGAGGAGAAAGAAACAATAGTAACGTGGTCCCGGGCATCTAGCATTCTACCCACAATGGTTGGCCATACAATCGCGATTCATAAT harbors:
- the rps19 gene encoding ribosomal protein S19, with the protein product MTRKKTNPFVAHHLLAKIEKVNMKEEKETIVTWSRASSILPTMVGHTIAIHNGKEHIPIYITNPMVGRKLGEFVPTRHFTSYENARKDTKSRR